The following proteins are co-located in the Solenopsis invicta isolate M01_SB chromosome 7, UNIL_Sinv_3.0, whole genome shotgun sequence genome:
- the LOC113003689 gene encoding uncharacterized protein LOC113003689 → MIASSRLQSSASMFPGIRKRSLRPKALNHLRVRLLENHEKHRGTKQRFSTLGAIFPSMRIGIFISVIRSLLSWILKHVLLSYLDDYFPGFLYLSSTFKHSFGRFTSTLCANKIKSETEKNPVFFFSAQNRKRS, encoded by the exons ATGATTGCCAGCTCTCGGCTACAATCAAGTGCTTCAATGTTTCCAGGCATTCGGAAGAGATCGCTTCGTCCAAAAGCATTAAACCACTTGAG AGTACGTCTTCTTGAAAATCACGAAAAACACAGAGGAACGAAGCAGCGATTCAGCACACTTGGCGCAATCTTTCCTTCGATGCgtattggaatttttatttcggtTATTCGATCACTTCTCTCGTGGATTCTCAAGCACGTACTTCTGTCGTACCTCGACGATTATTTTCCTGGATTTTTATATCTGTCGTCTACATTTAAGCATTCCTTTGGTCGCTTTACGAGCACGTTGTGCGCCAATAAGATTAAAAGTGAGACTGAAAAGaatcccgttttttttttctctgctcAAAACCGAAAACGATCGTAG